In the Leptolyngbya sp. FACHB-261 genome, one interval contains:
- a CDS encoding DUF427 domain-containing protein: MAKATWNGVVVAESDRFEVVENNYYFPPDAIKSEYFKPSNTHTTCPWKGVASYYTIEVDGKANPDAAWYYPTAKTAAKNIEGYIAFWKGVKVEK, encoded by the coding sequence ATGGCTAAAGCAACTTGGAATGGCGTGGTTGTGGCGGAAAGTGACCGCTTTGAAGTCGTTGAGAACAACTACTACTTTCCACCAGACGCAATCAAGAGCGAATATTTCAAGCCTAGCAACACCCATACGACCTGCCCCTGGAAAGGGGTTGCCAGCTACTACACGATTGAGGTCGATGGCAAAGCTAATCCTGATGCTGCTTGGTACTATCCCACCGCTAAAACTGCCGCAAAAAACATTGAGGGATACATTGCCTTTTGGAAGGGCGTGAAAGTAGAAAAGTAG
- a CDS encoding NAD(P)-dependent oxidoreductase, whose translation MKLGWLGTGLMGLPMAQRLVAAGLPLVAYNRTAAKLEPLRLAGAEIATQPQAVLANADCIMLMLTNAQAIRDTLLNEQIRSQLQGRTIIQMGTIAPTESKDLCAQIQAAGGDYFEAPVLGSIPEAQTGKLIVMVGATPEQFERYQELLQHFGPQPQLLGPVGSASAIKLALNQLIASLTTAFSLSLGFVLRQEADVEAFMSILRGSALYAPTFDKKLQRMLDRNYDQPNFPTQHLLKDVNLFLAEAQAVEQNTSSLEGVRTILEIALEQGLTHADYSALFSAVNPSPE comes from the coding sequence ATGAAACTGGGATGGTTAGGCACAGGGCTCATGGGACTACCCATGGCGCAAAGGCTAGTGGCGGCTGGACTCCCCTTAGTGGCCTACAATCGCACGGCTGCTAAGCTAGAACCTCTGCGTTTGGCTGGAGCCGAAATTGCCACGCAACCGCAGGCTGTGCTCGCCAATGCCGACTGCATTATGCTCATGCTCACCAATGCTCAGGCAATCCGAGACACGCTGCTCAATGAGCAAATTCGGTCTCAACTTCAGGGTCGAACGATCATTCAAATGGGCACCATTGCGCCTACGGAAAGCAAAGACCTCTGTGCTCAAATTCAAGCCGCAGGGGGCGACTATTTTGAGGCTCCAGTTTTAGGCAGTATCCCGGAAGCTCAGACGGGGAAATTGATTGTCATGGTCGGAGCGACACCAGAGCAATTTGAACGCTACCAAGAGCTATTGCAACACTTTGGACCTCAGCCCCAATTGCTTGGTCCAGTCGGTTCAGCATCAGCGATTAAGCTAGCGCTGAATCAACTAATTGCCTCTCTCACCACCGCTTTTTCCCTCAGCTTGGGCTTTGTACTGCGCCAGGAAGCTGACGTTGAAGCCTTCATGAGTATCTTGCGCGGCAGTGCTCTCTACGCCCCGACTTTTGACAAAAAATTGCAGCGTATGCTCGATCGCAATTACGATCAACCCAATTTCCCAACCCAACATTTGCTCAAAGATGTCAACCTGTTTCTGGCAGAAGCGCAAGCTGTTGAGCAAAACACCAGTAGTTTAGAAGGCGTACGCACAATTCTAGAAATTGCTTTAGAACAAGGTCTTACCCATGCTGACTACTCAGCGCTATTTTCTGCAGTTAATCCGAGTCCTGAATAG
- a CDS encoding isoaspartyl peptidase/L-asparaginase — protein sequence MQPRLIIHGGAGSALDGKGGVGAVRKSLYAVLDTVYPLLLQGLSSAEAVVRAAQLLEDDPLFNAGTGSVLQSDGQIRMSASLMDGARQSFSGVINVSRVQHPIELAHHLQQSDDRVLSDYGAGELARELHVPPYNPLTEQRLEEWRVESHHDFKKRMGSVTAGVGTIGAVALDQAGRLAAATSTGGRGFERIGRVSDSAMPAGNYGNAHAAVSCTGIGEHIIDEALASRIVVRVTDGLSLSAAFEKSFSEARDRNRYFGAIGLDAAGEIAWGKTSEVLLAAYHNGETIGDTLQD from the coding sequence ATGCAACCGAGGCTAATTATTCACGGCGGCGCGGGTAGCGCATTGGATGGCAAAGGAGGCGTAGGCGCAGTCCGCAAGTCGCTCTATGCCGTTCTCGATACGGTGTATCCATTATTACTACAGGGTCTCAGTTCTGCGGAAGCTGTGGTGCGAGCAGCGCAGCTTTTGGAAGATGATCCCCTGTTTAATGCGGGTACTGGCTCGGTTCTCCAGTCCGATGGACAGATTCGCATGAGCGCCTCCTTAATGGATGGGGCGCGGCAAAGTTTTAGCGGCGTTATTAACGTCTCCCGTGTCCAACATCCCATCGAACTCGCTCACCACCTTCAGCAATCGGACGACCGGGTGCTCTCGGACTATGGGGCAGGCGAGTTGGCCCGCGAATTGCATGTTCCGCCCTACAATCCGCTGACCGAGCAACGGCTGGAAGAGTGGCGCGTTGAAAGCCACCATGACTTTAAGAAGCGCATGGGCTCAGTCACCGCAGGTGTGGGTACGATTGGCGCAGTTGCGCTGGATCAAGCCGGGCGACTGGCCGCGGCTACTTCGACCGGTGGTCGTGGCTTCGAGCGGATTGGCCGAGTTAGCGATTCGGCTATGCCTGCAGGCAATTATGGCAATGCCCATGCTGCCGTAAGCTGCACCGGAATTGGCGAACATATCATCGACGAAGCCTTGGCTAGCCGCATTGTAGTTCGAGTGACTGACGGCCTGAGCTTGTCGGCTGCATTTGAGAAATCCTTCTCTGAGGCTCGCGACCGCAACCGCTACTTTGGTGCGATTGGTCTAGATGCAGCAGGTGAGATCGCCTGGGGCAAAACCAGTGAAGTGCTGTTAGCGGCCTATCACAACGGCGAAACCATCGGCGATACTTTGCAAGATTAA
- a CDS encoding cyanophycinase, giving the protein MPGTEARGQLVIIGGAEDKQGDCKILREFVRRAGGLQARIVVMTVATELPREVGDDYIKVFQRLGIEDVRIIDTVSRDDAAAPSYLEAIEKSTGVFFTGGDQSRITSILKGTEIDKILHKRYREGIVVGGTSAGASMMSDTMIVEGDAETHPRIEIVETDDGMSFLPEVVVDQHFAQRGRIGRLLAAVAHQPHLLGMGIDEDTAVIVNDHQFQVVGNGAVTIVDLSDITHNNVEGLLKDEGLALCNVKLHILPDGYHFDLRSRKPIIEQQVAA; this is encoded by the coding sequence ATGCCTGGTACTGAAGCTCGTGGGCAGTTAGTGATCATTGGTGGTGCAGAAGACAAGCAGGGCGACTGCAAAATATTGCGGGAGTTTGTGCGTCGAGCTGGAGGACTACAGGCTCGGATTGTCGTCATGACCGTAGCCACTGAACTTCCCCGAGAAGTAGGCGATGATTACATTAAAGTATTCCAGCGGTTAGGGATCGAGGATGTAAGGATCATTGATACCGTCAGTCGAGACGATGCCGCTGCTCCTAGCTATTTAGAGGCGATTGAGAAATCAACCGGTGTCTTCTTTACAGGCGGCGATCAATCTCGTATCACTTCGATTCTGAAAGGAACTGAAATCGATAAAATACTGCATAAGCGCTATCGTGAAGGCATCGTTGTCGGTGGCACCAGTGCAGGGGCTAGCATGATGTCTGACACGATGATTGTGGAAGGGGACGCTGAAACTCACCCTCGCATTGAAATCGTGGAAACTGACGATGGCATGAGCTTCTTACCGGAGGTTGTGGTTGATCAGCACTTCGCACAACGAGGACGCATTGGCCGTTTATTGGCCGCAGTTGCTCACCAACCACATCTGCTGGGTATGGGCATCGACGAAGATACAGCGGTTATTGTTAACGATCACCAATTCCAAGTCGTTGGTAATGGCGCGGTAACCATCGTCGATCTCAGTGACATTACTCATAACAATGTGGAAGGGCTGCTAAAGGATGAAGGGCTGGCTCTATGTAATGTCAAGTTGCATATCTTACCCGATGGCTATCATTTTGATCTGCGTAGCCGAAAACCAATTATTGAACAGCAGGTAGCCGCCTAG
- a CDS encoding DMT family transporter has translation MNKQNKSYLYLGLCILLWASIPVASKKILVELDNLQMLFYSTIFSCLIMSSLLLRQRKVTLSRKYSLRDYSVMVFLGFLGNYLYYIFLYGALALTTASEGFILAYTWPILVLVLASVILKEKMTLKRLIAIAISFLGIVLIVTRGNLLAVSFTNLTGDVMAVVGAFVFALFSVLGKKYNFDKTLSVFVYFASALFFVTLTMFAFSSFQWPSSPVFFWLLYNGFLVNGISYIFWFKALEYGDTAVISNALYLTPFLSLVYISLFLSESIAWSSILGLIVIVSGIILQSVGQSRKSASLEANRY, from the coding sequence ATGAACAAACAAAATAAATCCTACCTGTACCTGGGGTTATGCATCTTACTCTGGGCTTCGATTCCAGTTGCCTCCAAAAAGATCTTGGTGGAGTTAGACAACTTGCAAATGTTGTTCTACTCGACTATTTTTTCGTGTCTAATTATGAGCAGCTTGCTGTTGCGGCAGCGCAAAGTAACTCTGAGTAGAAAGTATTCCCTCAGAGATTACTCAGTCATGGTTTTTCTAGGCTTCCTAGGCAATTACCTTTACTACATTTTTCTCTATGGAGCTCTGGCTCTCACCACTGCTTCCGAAGGGTTTATTCTGGCCTACACCTGGCCAATTCTGGTCTTGGTGCTAGCCTCAGTAATTCTCAAGGAGAAGATGACCTTGAAGCGGCTAATTGCTATCGCGATCAGCTTCTTGGGCATCGTGCTCATCGTCACCCGAGGTAATCTTTTAGCCGTAAGTTTCACCAACCTAACTGGTGATGTAATGGCTGTAGTTGGGGCTTTTGTCTTCGCTCTCTTCTCAGTGCTGGGCAAGAAATACAATTTCGATAAAACATTGAGCGTTTTTGTATACTTCGCCTCGGCTCTATTTTTTGTGACGCTGACCATGTTTGCTTTTTCGTCCTTTCAATGGCCTTCGAGTCCAGTCTTCTTTTGGTTGCTCTATAACGGTTTTCTGGTCAACGGCATCTCCTATATTTTCTGGTTCAAAGCCCTTGAATATGGGGATACGGCAGTCATTTCCAATGCGCTTTACCTGACGCCATTTTTATCGCTCGTCTATATCTCACTATTTCTGTCAGAGTCGATTGCCTGGAGTTCAATCCTTGGCTTGATTGTGATCGTGTCTGGCATTATCCTCCAATCAGTGGGCCAATCTCGAAAATCGGCGTCTTTAGAAGCGAATCGCTACTGA
- a CDS encoding aldo/keto reductase — protein sequence MDERPLGTSDVQISPILMGTWQAGKSMWVGIEDAETTKAMRAAFDAGITTFDTAEVYGNGHSEQIVGQSLADVREQVVYATKVFANHLKAEKVIESCEHSLKNLKTDYIDLYQIHWPSGAFKSSIVPIEETMGALNQLKQQGKIRAIGVSNFSRVQLEEASQFGRIDSLQPPYSLFWRQVEQDAAPYCIENNISILAYSSLAQGLLTGKFGPNHQFEPGDHRVKNKLFTGENYKRAQQALEKLRPIAERHQISLSNLALAWLIAQPQANAIVGARNAEQASQNAKAGEVHLSADELAEIDAIGRIVTDHLDDSPVLWNWS from the coding sequence ATGGACGAGCGACCCCTAGGCACCTCTGATGTACAAATTTCTCCCATTCTGATGGGCACCTGGCAGGCTGGTAAAAGCATGTGGGTGGGCATCGAAGATGCTGAGACAACGAAGGCAATGCGCGCAGCTTTTGATGCCGGGATTACCACCTTCGACACCGCTGAAGTTTATGGCAATGGCCATTCAGAGCAAATTGTTGGACAATCGCTGGCCGATGTCCGAGAGCAAGTGGTCTATGCAACCAAGGTTTTTGCCAATCATCTCAAGGCGGAAAAGGTAATTGAGTCCTGTGAGCATTCCCTCAAAAACCTGAAAACTGATTATATTGATCTCTATCAAATTCACTGGCCTTCCGGCGCATTCAAAAGTAGCATTGTGCCTATTGAGGAGACAATGGGAGCACTGAATCAACTCAAACAGCAGGGCAAAATCCGCGCGATTGGTGTTTCTAATTTTTCCCGGGTTCAACTTGAAGAGGCCAGCCAGTTTGGTCGAATCGACAGTTTACAACCGCCGTACTCGCTGTTTTGGCGGCAGGTCGAACAGGATGCAGCGCCCTATTGCATTGAAAACAACATTTCTATCCTGGCCTATTCGTCTCTCGCCCAGGGTTTATTGACTGGCAAGTTCGGTCCAAATCATCAGTTTGAACCTGGCGATCACCGAGTTAAGAACAAGTTGTTCACCGGAGAGAATTACAAACGAGCCCAGCAAGCTCTAGAGAAGCTACGTCCGATTGCAGAGCGGCATCAAATTAGCCTGAGTAATCTAGCGTTGGCCTGGCTGATTGCTCAACCCCAAGCCAACGCGATTGTAGGAGCCCGTAATGCTGAGCAGGCCAGCCAAAATGCTAAAGCTGGTGAAGTGCACCTCTCAGCGGATGAGCTAGCCGAGATCGATGCCATTGGCCGCATTGTGACCGATCACCTGGATGATAGCCCCGTCCTCTGGAACTGGAGTTAA